A stretch of Palaemon carinicauda isolate YSFRI2023 chromosome 34, ASM3689809v2, whole genome shotgun sequence DNA encodes these proteins:
- the LOC137627052 gene encoding trichohyalin-like — protein sequence MKNYIKDCKIRQLEHEKLQKEEQIEYLHDETMAVKEELNLEKEDKNKLKEELILKKEKEDRLEKISEELETKVEQNREEKKRLEQNLKEEEKKRKEAEEEVHTLNEEVHTLNEEVQALKQINNIKDSQVQLLEQEKLQKEEQIEYLHDETMAVKEELNLEKEDKNKLKEELILKREKEDRLEKISEELETMVEKNIQEKKRLEQNLKEEEKKRKEAEEEVHTLNEEVQALKQINNIKDSQVQLLEHEKLQKEEQIEYLHDETMAVKEELNLEKEDKNKLKEELILKKEKEDRLEKISEELETKVEQNREEKKRLEQNLKEEEKKRKEAEEEVHTLNEEVHTLNEEVQALKQINNIKDSQVQLLEQEKLQKEEQIEYLHDETMAVKEELNLEKEDKNKLKEELILKREKEDRLEKISEELETMVEKNIQEKKRLEQNLKEEEKKRKEAEEEVHTLNEEVQALKQINNIKDSQVQLLEHEKLQKEEQIEYLHDETMAVKEELNLEKEDKNKLKEELILKKEKEDRLEKISEELETKVEQNREEKKRLEQNLKEEEKKRKEAEEEVHTLNEEVHTLNEEVQDLEMKNYIKDCKIRQLEHEKLQKEKQIEYLHDETMAVKEELNLEKEDKNKLKEELILKKEKEDRLEKISEELETKVEQNREEKKRLEQNLKEEEKKRKEAEEEVHTLNEEVHTLNEEVQDLEMKNYIKDCKIRQLEHEKLQKEEQIEYLHDETMAVKEELNLEKEDKNKLKEELILKKEKEDRLEKMFEEIETMVDQIIQEKKRLEQNLKEEEKKRKEAEEEVHTLNEEVQAVKQINNIKDSQVQLLEQEKLQKEEQIEYLHDETMAVKEELNLEKEDKNKLKEELILKKEKEDRLEKISEELETMVEQNREEKKRLEQNLKEEEKTRKEAEEEVHTLNEEVQAVKQINNIKDSQVQLLEQEKLQKEEQIEYLHDETMAVKEELNLEKEDKNKLKEELILKKEKEDRLEKISEELETKVEQNREEKKRLEQKLKEEEKTRKEAEDEIHTLNEEVQDLEMKNYIKDCKIRQLEHEKLQKEEQIEYLQDETIAVKEELNLEKEDKNKLKEELILKKEKEDRLEKISEELETMVEQTIQEKKRLEQHLKEEEKTRKEAEEEVRTLNEEVQALKQINNIKDSQVRLLEQEKLQKEEQIEYLHDETMAVKEELNLEKEDKNKLKEELILKKEKEDRLEKMSEELETMVKQNIQEKKRLEQNLKDEEKKRKEAEEEVHTLNEEVQDLEMKNYIKDCKIRQLEHEKLQKEEQIEYLHDETMAVKEELNLEKEDKNKLKEELILKKEKEDRLEKMFEEIETMVDQIIQEKKRLEQNLKEEEKKRKEAEEEVHTLNEEVQAVKQINNIKDSQVQLLEQEKLQKEEQIEYLHDETMAVKEELNLEKEDKNKLKEELILKKEKEDRLEKISEELETMVEQNREEKKRLEQNLKEEEKKREEAEDEVHTLNEEVQALKQINNIKDSQVQLLEQEKLEKENGLSYWKKESMVTDKELKDTKVELEEEKTLRKEIERKLTLLEERMKALEEETPIEVLIEELLNGSEDIFAPENEDPLTWQDGQNSDVKLRLEDVFAPENEDPLTWQYGRRSDVKLRLEDVFAPENEDMKEPEKIKKRRLQNCLKNFICLCPCIIPILIRRAAININNPDGIKKLLMEIKDSIQHSEREIERGEEEMEMSNADMIQEDRLGMETGVHLDTLETKLESLELNILANMDDIDSAQKLAEELNDLLNKLEENVTE from the coding sequence ATGAAAAACTATATTAAGGACTGCAAAATTCGGCAGCTTGAACATGAGAAACTGCAAAAGGAGGAGCAAATTGAATACTTACATGACGAAACAATGGCAGTTAAAGAAGAGTTGAATCTCGAGaaggaagataaaaacaaacttaaagagGAGTTGATactcaagaaagaaaaagaagacagacTTGAAAAAATCTCCGAAGAGCTTGAAACTAAGGTCGAACAAAACAGGGAAGAAAAGAAAAGGCTGGAACAAAActtaaaggaggaggagaagaaaagaaaggaagcaGAAGAAGAGGTTCATACTCTTAATGAAGAGGTTCATACTCTTAATGAAGAGGTTCAAGCACTCAAACAGATAAACAATATCAAGGACAGCCAAGTTCAGCTGCTTGAACAGGAGAAACTGCAAAAGGAGGAGCAAATTGAATACTTACATGACGAAACAATGGCAGTAAAAGAAGAGTTGAATCTCGAGaaggaagataaaaacaaacttaaagagGAGTTGATACTCAAGAGAGAAAAAGAAGACAGACTTGAAAAAATCTCTGAAGAGCTTGAAACTATGGTCGAAAAAAACATACAAGAAAAGAAAAGGCTGGAACAAAActtaaaggaggaggagaagaaaagaaaggaagcaGAAGAAGAGGTTCATACTCTTAATGAAGAGGTTCAAGCACTCAAACAGATAAACAATATCAAGGACAGCCAAGTTCAGCTGCTTGAACATGAGAAACTGCAAAAGGAGGAGCAAATTGAATACTTACATGACGAAACAATGGCAGTTAAAGAAGAGTTGAATCTCGAGaaggaagataaaaacaaacttaaagagGAGTTGATactcaagaaagaaaaagaagacagacTTGAAAAAATCTCTGAAGAGCTTGAAACTAAGGTCGAACAAAACAGGGAAGAAAAGAAAAGGCTGGAACAAAActtaaaggaggaggagaagaaaagaaaggaagcaGAAGAAGAGGTTCATACTCTTAATGAAGAGGTTCATACTCTTAATGAAGAGGTTCAAGCACTCAAACAGATAAACAATATCAAGGACAGCCAAGTTCAGCTGCTTGAACAGGAGAAACTGCAAAAGGAGGAGCAAATTGAATACTTACATGACGAAACAATGGCAGTAAAAGAAGAGTTGAATCTCGAGaaggaagataaaaacaaacttaaagagGAGTTGATACTCAAGAGAGAAAAAGAAGACAGACTTGAAAAAATCTCTGAAGAGCTTGAAACTATGGTCGAAAAAAACATACAAGAAAAGAAAAGGCTGGAACAAAActtaaaggaggaggagaagaaaagaaaggaagcaGAAGAAGAGGTTCATACTCTTAATGAAGAGGTTCAAGCACTCAAACAGATAAACAATATCAAGGACAGCCAAGTTCAGCTGCTTGAACATGAGAAACTGCAAAAGGAGGAGCAAATTGAATACTTACATGACGAAACAATGGCAGTTAAAGAAGAGTTGAATCTCGAGaaggaagataaaaacaaacttaaagagGAGTTGATactcaagaaagaaaaagaagacagacTTGAAAAAATCTCCGAAGAGCTTGAAACTAAGGTCGAACAAAACAGGGAAGAAAAGAAAAGGCTGGAACAAAActtaaaggaggaggagaagaaaagaaaggaagcaGAAGAAGAGGTTCATACTCTTAATGAAGAGGTTCATACTCTTAATGAAGAGGTTCAAGACCTCGAAATGAAAAACTATATTAAGGACTGCAAAATTCGGCAGCTTGAACATGAGAAACTGCAAAAGGAGAAGCAAATTGAATACTTACATGACGAAACAATGGCAGTTAAAGAAGAGTTGAATCTCGAGaaggaagataaaaacaaacttaaagagGAGTTGATactcaagaaagaaaaagaagacagacTTGAAAAAATCTCCGAAGAGCTTGAAACTAAGGTCGAACAAAACAGGGAAGAAAAGAAAAGGCTGGAACAAAActtaaaggaggaggagaagaaaagaaaggaagcaGAAGAAGAGGTTCATACTCTTAATGAAGAGGTTCATACTCTTAATGAAGAGGTTCAAGACCTCGAAATGAAAAACTATATTAAGGACTGCAAAATTCGGCAGCTTGAACATGAGAAACTGCAAAAGGAGGAGCAAATTGAATACTTACATGACGAAACAATGGCAGTTAAAGAAGAGTTGAATCTCGAGaaggaagataaaaacaaacttaaagagGAGTTGATactcaagaaagaaaaagaagacagacTTGAAAAAATGTTCGAGGAGATTGAAACTATGGTCGACCAAATCATACAAGAAAAGAAAAGGCTGGAACAAAActtaaaggaggaggagaagaaaagaaaggaagcaGAAGAAGAGGTTCATACTCTTAATGAAGAGGTTCAAGCAGTCAAACAGATAAACAATATCAAGGACAGCCAAGTTCAGCTGCTTGAACAGGAGAAACTGCAAAAGGAGGAGCAAATTGAATACTTACATGACGAAACAATGGCAGTTAAAGAAGAGTTGAATCTCGAGaaggaagataaaaacaaacttaaagagGAGTTGATactcaagaaagaaaaagaagacagacTTGAAAAAATCTCCGAAGAGCTTGAAACTATGGTCGAACAAAACAGGGAAGAAAAGAAAAGGCTGGAACAAAACTTAAAGGAAGAGGAGAAGACAAGAAAGGAAGCAGAAGAAGAGGTTCATACTCTTAATGAAGAGGTTCAAGCAGTCAAACAGATAAACAATATCAAGGACAGCCAAGTTCAGCTGCTTGAACAGGAGAAACTGCAAAAGGAGGAGCAAATTGAATACTTACATGACGAAACAATGGCAGTTAAAGAAGAGTTGAATCTCGAGaaggaagataaaaacaaacttaaagagGAGTTGATactcaagaaagaaaaagaagacagacTTGAAAAAATCTCCGAAGAGCTTGAAACTAAGGTCGAACAAAACAGGGAAGAAAAGAAAAGGCTGGAACAAAAgttaaaggaggaggagaagacaagAAAGGAAGCAGAGGATGAGATTCATACTCTTAATGAAGAGGTTCAAGACCTCGAAATGAAAAACTATATCAAGGACTGCAAAATTCGGCAGCTTGAACATGAGAAACTGCAAAAGGAGGAGCAAATTGAATACTTACAAGACGAAACAATAGCAGTTAAAGAAGAGTTGAATCTCGAGaaggaagataaaaacaaacttaaagagGAGTTGATactcaagaaagaaaaagaagacagacTTGAAAAAATCTCCGAAGAGCTTGAAACTATGGTCGAACAAACCATACAAGAAAAGAAAAGGCTGGAACAACACTTAAAGGAAGAGGAGAAGACAAGAAAGGAAGCAGAAGAAGAGGTTCGTACTCTTAATGAAGAGGTTCAAGCACTCAAACAGATAAACAATATCAAAGACAGCCAAGTTCGGCTGCTTGAACAGGAGAAACTGCAAAAGGAGGAGCAAATTGAATACTTACATGACGAAACAATGGCAGTAAAAGAAGAGTTGAATCTCGAGaaggaagataaaaacaaacttaaagagGAGTTGATactcaagaaagaaaaagaagacagacTTGAAAAAATGTCCGAAGAGCTTGAAACTATGGTCAAACAAAACATACAAGAAAAGAAAAGGCTGGAACAAAACTTAAAGGATgaggagaagaaaagaaaggaagcaGAAGAAGAGGTTCATACTCTTAATGAAGAGGTTCAAGACCTCGAAATGAAAAACTATATTAAGGACTGCAAAATTCGGCAGCTTGAACATGAGAAACTGCAAAAGGAGGAGCAAATTGAATACTTACATGACGAAACAATGGCAGTTAAAGAAGAGTTGAATCTCGAGaaggaagataaaaacaaacttaaagagGAGTTGATactcaagaaagaaaaagaagacagacTTGAAAAAATGTTCGAAGAGATTGAAACTATGGTCGACCAAATCATACAAGAAAAGAAAAGGCTGGAACAAAActtaaaggaggaggagaagaaaagaaaggaagcaGAAGAAGAGGTTCATACTCTTAATGAAGAGGTTCAAGCAGTCAAACAGATAAACAATATCAAGGACAGCCAAGTTCAGCTGCTTGAACAGGAGAAACTGCAAAAGGAGGAGCAAATTGAATACTTACATGACGAAACAATGGCAGTTAAAGAAGAGTTGAATCTCGAGaaggaagataaaaacaaacttaaagagGAGTTGATactcaagaaagaaaaagaagacagacTTGAAAAAATCTCCGAAGAGCTTGAAACTATGGTCGAACAAAACAGGGAAGAAAAGAAAAGGCTGGAACAAAActtaaaggaggaggagaagaaaagagaGGAAGCAGAGGATGAGGTTCATACTCTTAATGAAGAGGTTCAAGCACTCAAACAGATAAACAATATCAAGGACAGCCAAGTTCAGCTGCTTGAACAGGAGAAACTGGAGAAGGAGAATGGACTTTCCTATTGGAAGAAGGAATCCATGGTAACTGATAAGGAGTTGAAGGATACTAAAGTCGAACTGGAGGAAGAGAAGACACTCAGAAAGGAGATAGAAAGAAAGCTAACTCTCCTGGAGGAAAGAATGAAAGCCCTTGAGGAAGAAACACCCATAGAGGTGCTAATTGAAGAACTATTGAATGGGAGTGAGGACATTTTTGCTCCAGAGAATGAGGATCCTCTGACATGGCAAGATGGCCAAAATTCAGACGTGAAACTTAGACTGGAGGACGTTTTTGCTCCAGAGAATGAGGATCCTCTGACATGGCAATATGGCCGACGTTCAGACGTGAAACTTAGACTGGAGGACGTTTTTGCTCCAGAGAATGAGGATATGAAGGAGCCAGAGAAAATCAAGAAGAGAAGACTCCAGAATTGTCTAAAGAATTTCATTTGTTTATGCCCTTGTATCATTCCAATTCTTATAAGAAGAGCAGCAATTAATATAAATAATCCTGATGGAATTAAAAAGTTGCTTATGGAAATTAAGGATTCAATTCAACATTCTGAAAGAGAAATTGAAAGGGGTGAAGAAGAGATGGAAATGTCTAATGCAGATATGATACAAGAGGACAGACTGGGAATGGAAACAGGAGTTCATTTGGATACCCTGGAGACAAAGTTAGAAAGTCTTGAGCTAAACATTTTGGCCAACATGGATGATATTGACTCTGCTCAAAAATTGGCTGAGGAATTGAACGATTTGTTGAATAAGTTGGAAGAAAATGTCACGGAGTAA